One part of the Vicugna pacos chromosome 20, VicPac4, whole genome shotgun sequence genome encodes these proteins:
- the POLR1C gene encoding DNA-directed RNA polymerases I and III subunit RPAC1, whose translation MAAAQAVEEMRSRVVLGEFGVRNVHTTDFPGNYSGYDDAWDQDRFEKNFRVDVVHMDENSLEFDMVGIDAAIANAFRRILLAEVPTMAVEKVLVYNNTSLVQDEILAHRLGLIPIHADPRLFEYRNQGDEEGTEIDTLQFRLQVRCTWNPHAAKDSSDPNELYVNHKVYTRHMAWVPLGNQADLFPEGAIRPVHDDILIAQLRPGQEIDLLMHCVKGIGKDHAKFSPVATASYRLLPDITLLEPVEGDAAEELSRCFSPGVIEVQEIQGKKVARVANPRLDTFSREVFRNEKLKKVVRLARVRNHYIFSVESTGVLPPDVLVSEAIKVLMGKCRRFLDELDAVQMD comes from the exons ATGGCGGCGGCCCAGGCTGTGGAGGAAATGCGGAGCCGCGTGGTTCTAGGGGAGTTCGGGGTTCGCAAT GTTCATACCACCGACTTTCCTGGTAACTATTCGGGCTACGATGATGCTTGGGACCAGGACCGCTTCGAGAAG AATTTCCGCGTGGATGTGGTACACATGGATGAAAACTCACTGGAGTTTGACATGGTGGGAATTGACGCAGCCATTGCCAATGCTTTCCGACGCATTCTGTTAGCTGAG GTGCCCACCATGGCTGTGGAGAAGGTCCTGGTGTACAACAACACATCCCTCGTCCAGGACGAGATCCTTGCTCACCGCTTGGGGCTCATCCCCATCCATGCTGACCCCCGCCTTTTTGAATATCGGAACCAAG GAGATGAAGAAGGCACAGAGATAGATACTCTGCAGTTTCGACTGCAAGTGAGGTGCACTTGGAACCCCCATGCAGCTAAAGATTCCTCTGACCCCAATGAGCTCTATGTCAACCACAAAG TGTACACCAGGCACATGGCATGGGTTCCCTTGGGGAACCAGGCTGACCTCTTCCCAGAGGGCGCCATCCGACCTGTGCACGATGACATCCTCATTGCTCAGCTGCGGCCTGGCCAGGAGATTGACCTGCTCATGCACTGTGTCAAGGGCATTG GCAAAGATCATGCCAAGTTTTCACCTGTGGCAACAGCCAGTTACAGGCTCCTGCCGGACATCACCCTGCTTGAGCCCGTGGAAGGGGATGCAGCTGAGGAGCTGAGCAGGTGCTTCTCACCTGGTGTTATTGAGGTGCAAGAAATTCAAG GTAAAAAGGTGGCCAGAGTTGCCAATCCCCGACTAGACACCTTCAGCAGGGAAGTCTTCCGCAATGAGAAGCTGAAGAAGGTTGTACGGCTTGCTCGTGTTCGGAACCATTATATCT TCTCTGTTGAGTCAACAGGGGTGTTGCCACCAGATGTGCTGGTGAGTGAAGCCATCAAGGTACTGATGGGGAAGTGCCGGCGGTTCTTGGATGAACTGGATGCAGTTCAGATGGATTGA
- the YIPF3 gene encoding protein YIPF3 has translation MATPAAPAGGARNGAGSEWGGFEENIQGGGSAVIDMENMDDTSGSSFEDMGELHQRLREEEVDVDAAAAEEEDGEFLGMKGFKGQLSRQVADQMWQAGKRQASRAFSLYANIDILRPYFDVEPAQVRSRLLESMIPIKMVNFPQKIAGELYGPLMLVFTLVAILLHGMKTSDTIIREGTLMGTAIGTCFGYWLGVSSFIYFLAYLCNAQITMLQMLALLGYGLFGHCIVLFITYNIHLHALFYLFWLLVGGLSTLRMVAVLVSRTVGPTQRLLLCGTLATLHMLFLLYLHFAYHKVVEGILDTLEGPNIPPMQRVPRDIPAALPAARLPAIVLNATAKAVVVTLQSH, from the exons ATGGCAACTCCGGCGGCGCCAGCCGGCGGCGCCCGAAACGGGGCTGGCTCCGAGTGGGGAGGGTTCGAAGAAAACATCCAG GGTGGGGGCTCAGCTGTGATTGACATGGAGAACATGGACGATACCTCAGGCTCCAGCTTCGAGGATATGGGCGAGCTGCATCAGCGCCTGCGCGAGGAAGAAGTAGATGTTGATGCAGCTGCTGCTGAAGAAGAGGATGGGGAGTTCCTGGGCATGAAGGGCTTTAAGGGACAGCTGAGCCGGCAGGTGGCTGACCAG ATGTGGCAGGCGGGGAAGAGACAAGCCTCCAGAGCTTTCAGCTTGTACGCCAACATCGACATCCTGAGACCTTACTTTGATGTGGAGCCTGCCCAAGTGCGAAGCAG GCTCCTGGAGTCCATGATCCCTATCAAGATGGTCAACTTCCCCCAG AAAATCGCAGGTGAGCTCTACGGACCTCTCATGCTTGTCTTCACGCTGGTGGCCATCCTTCTCCACGGGATGAAGACATCCGACACCATCATT CGGGAGGGCACCCTGATGGGCACAGCCATTGGCACCTGCTTCGGCTACTGGCTGGGCGTCTCGTCCTTCATTTACTTCCTTGCCTACCTGTGCAACGCCCAGATTACCATGCTCCAGATGCTGGCACTGCTG GGCTATGGCCTCTTTGGACACTGCATTGTCCTGTTCATCACCTATAACATCCACCTCCACGCTCTCTTCTACCTCTTCTGGCTACTGGTGGGTGGGCTGTCCACCCTGCGCATG GTGGCAGTGTTGGTGTCACGGACTGTGGGCCCCACACAGCGGTTGCTCCTCTGTGGCACCCTGGCTACCCTGCACATGCTCTTCCTGCTCTATCTGCATTTTGCCTACCACAAGGTAGTAGAAG GGATCCTGGACACTCTGGAGGGCCCCAACATCCCGCCCATGCAGAGGGTCCCCAGAGACATCCCTGCTGCGCTCCCTGCCGCCAGGCTTCCCGCCATTGTGCTCAATGCCACAGCCAAGGCTGTTGTGGTGACCCTGCAGTCACACTGA